GATCATAGGCCTGGGACCGATGGGTCAAGCCATGGCACGCACGTTACTGAATCACGGTTACGAGGTCACATTGTGGAATCGCACAGCCAGTAAAGCCAATGAGCTTGTTGATCAGGGAGCAATCAGAGCGTCCACAATTAAGGAAGCCTTGAATGCAAGCGAGGTAGTCATTCTCAGTCTTACGGATTACCATGCGATGTACGCTATTCTTGAAAAGGACTCAGACAGCCTCGCCGGCAAGGTATTCGTTAATCTAAGCTCGGACACCCCGGAGAAAGCCCGGGAAGCAGCCAAATGGCTGGCCGGACATGGCGCTTCGCATCTCACAGGCGGTGTGCAGGTCCCACCGTCGGGAATCGGAAAGCCGGAGTCGTTCACCTTTTACAGCGGCCCCTTGGATGTCTTCGAGTCCCAAAAGGAGTTGCTTGAAGTGCTGACGAGTACGGATTATCGGGGTGAAGATCCTGGGCTCGCCGCACTATATTATCAGATCGGAATGGATATGTTCTGGACGGGGATGCTCAGTTATTTGCACGCTGTTGCAGTAGGCAAGGCTAACGGCATCACAGCAGAGCAATTGAAGCCTCATGCGATCAGCACGATGGCATCGCTGCTGCAATTCATTGAGTTCTATACGCCGCGCATCGATGCAGGAGAATATCCGGGGGACGTGGACCGGCTCGCCATGGGCGCTGCCAGCGTTGAACATATCGTCCATACTACACATGACGCTGGGATTGACGCTTCACTGCCTGAAGCGGTGCTGGAGATCTTTAAACGGGGGGTTGCCAATGGCCGTGGCGGGGACAGCTTTACCAGCCTGATTGAAACGTTCATGAAGCCCGCGGATCATGTCATTGAACCATCCCGTGCTTCTAAGAGTCATCTCTAAATTTCGATTCCATCCTGCGAAGCGGATGGTAGCCGGTTTGGCAGGCAGGATGTGGATGATACAAGAAAAAGCACCTTCACAGGTGCTTTTTCTTGTATCATCGCCCAATTCGCACTCGAGTCTGGCTGTACTAAGGTTTCCACGCTCCCGGATGGTCGTCTTGGACCAAATCCAGCTCCACGGCTCTTGCGTTCGTCTCCACCTGCTCCACGCTCTTGCAGCCGGGAATGACACAGCTGACAGCCGGATGCTTTAAGCACCAGGCCAAGGCCCACTCGGCCATATTCACGCCCTCCGGCACTTCGTTCTGCTTGATCTCTTCCACAAGCTTCAGCTTGGCATTGATCTCGTCCTGGTCACGATTCTTGCGCACATTGTCGCTGAACACCGTTCCCGGCTTGTACTTTCCGCTTAAGTACCCGCTCGCAAGCGGAACTCGCGCCAACACGCCAAGATCCTGCTTCAAACATGAAGGGAAGACCTCTTCCTCCGGAGCTTGGTCCAGACGGTTATACACGACCTGAATGGCTTTGGCATTCACCTCCGCAGCCTTATCGGTTTGATAGATATTTCTGTTGCTTCCGATGG
This Paenibacillus sp. JZ16 DNA region includes the following protein-coding sequences:
- a CDS encoding NAD(P)-dependent oxidoreductase, with amino-acid sequence MKNTTQSQSSVTIIGLGPMGQAMARTLLNHGYEVTLWNRTASKANELVDQGAIRASTIKEALNASEVVILSLTDYHAMYAILEKDSDSLAGKVFVNLSSDTPEKAREAAKWLAGHGASHLTGGVQVPPSGIGKPESFTFYSGPLDVFESQKELLEVLTSTDYRGEDPGLAALYYQIGMDMFWTGMLSYLHAVAVGKANGITAEQLKPHAISTMASLLQFIEFYTPRIDAGEYPGDVDRLAMGAASVEHIVHTTHDAGIDASLPEAVLEIFKRGVANGRGGDSFTSLIETFMKPADHVIEPSRASKSHL